Genomic DNA from Scatophagus argus isolate fScaArg1 chromosome 15, fScaArg1.pri, whole genome shotgun sequence:
TTGGATTTAGTTTCTTATTCCACAAAATATTTTGGGACCTTCACAGCAAAACTTGTTTTAAACCTCAAAAAACGacccaaaaagaaaacataaaatgccTCCAGCTCATCCGGCCTAATCCAAGTCTCCTGAAGCCACTGGAGAtcccaaactgatttgaaaaatcTTTTCggattgttttttattgttttaaagcaGCTTTAGTTGTTTAGCAGAACGCCACGGTGCTGTTTTGCAGTGAGGCTCCAGAAATGGTTTGTGGGAGAAGAAACTTCCCTCGACTTCCCATCAGTATGGGGCTGAATGACTGAATTATCTACTTTCTGTGCGTTTTCAATGACTCCTCACCCATATTTAACTCTCTTTTCTCACCCTCACAGTTCaacgatgatgacgatgatgagaAAGGTGACGCGCAGTCTCCGGGCTTTTTTGTCGGTGCCGCTGAACATCTGGAGCGCGAAGAGCCGACCGGCAGCATCTCACAAGGTGATAACCAGCGAGGCGCCACTTTCATCGAAAAGCGTCCCTCAGCCTCATGAGTTCACACGTTTTTAATTGTCCATCCTGGCTTTACTAGTCCAGGTTTTAGAGGCCCAGATGCTGTCACAGGAGCTGAATGTAATCTGTGCATAGTTATTACATTTCCCTTCTTCTTTCACATCAGAGGATGACATCAAGGGAAGCGGCCCGTCGATGCGAGTCAGTAAAACCTGCCTGAAGAACGTCTTCACCGTGGTGCTCATCTTCATCTACCTGCTGCTGACTGCGGTGGCAGGTTTCCTGGCCTACCAGACTATCACAGACTTTTTGGAGAAACTCCACAACCCTGTCATGTCTGTCACTTACAAAGAGGTCGACTCATTCCCTCCCCCAGGTTTGTATAAATAATACAGTACCTGGATTAGTGGGTAACTTTTACTGAAGGGAGTTTAGAAAATGTCtgtaatattaaaatgaaaacccaCTGAAGTATCAAAAGTAAGAAGTACTTGTTGTGCAGACTTCCAGATTGTGTAATAAATTACTGGATTGTTTCTGTTGCATTAATTAATTGTAAGCAGCAGGTCAAAGCGGAGCCAATTTGAACTACTTTATATGAACAAGACATGAATCTACGGTCGCCAGACCAGAACTGCTGTATGTAAGTCTCAGCACATGAAGTTTCATCGttaattgcattttattttttgctgtccTCCTTTTGCAGGGATCGCTCTGTACCCTGGCAATGCTaagctgctgagctgcaggCATTACTACCATGACTACATCCCACCTCTGGTGGACCCAGGCAAGCCTCAAGAAGGAGACTGTGAGATTAATGAAGTGACTTACTTTGGGCCATTTGCCAATGAAACAGAGGTCAGCCATTGAAACATTCAGCTGGTGATTTTTTAGGTCTcagaaataagataagataattctTCATTAGTCCCATAACcgggaaattacagtgttacagcagcaagtaaatacaaaaaaaaatcatttttttgaatATAACAGGAATCctaacatgtttgtttttatatcagGGTTGGCTGCTAGTTTGCCTTCCTGTGAAAGTgacccacttcctgttttacagattttttgtttttattctaacTGTCTCGTAACAGAAAAGGGCTCTGGTGGTCCGTGGCCCGTCGGATGTCCGAAACAAAGAGTTGATCTTCATGCAGTTCAGTCAGAACGAAACAGAAGAGGACTTCAGTGCCATCACTTACATGCTTTTCGCCAAGTTTAGTGATTTGACTGACAGgtaacagcaaacagcaggtaTTGATCCCATGATGTCTGACTGGTGTGATAGCTGAAGTGGGTCACAGAGGATTTGTGGATACTGACAGCTTGATAGTTTCCACAGGAAAGTAGTGTTGTAATTCAAATGTCAATTAAGTAAACTGTGATTGTCAGCCGTTATCTTTGTGCTACTTTATTCCCTATGAAACAAAGAGCACTTTGAAAAAAAGCCCAGTCTGATAGCAGCTTGTGTATTTGCTTTTTCGACTTCAGTGTTTACTTGTGTTGTCTGGCTCTCTAGTCCAAATAAGTCAACGTTTATGAGGGACTGTGAGAGGAATTACTCCATGTGGACTTTCTCTGGAGGGTTCAGAACGTGGGTCAAGATGTCTTTCGTGAGGACGTCcgggaaaagaaatgaaactgtcGAGTTTCGCCAAGAGGTATTTATGTCCAAGCAGAGGTGGCTGATCGTGGTTGATTTTGAAAGGGTCCACCTTCATGTCCAACCTGTGTACGCGTACTCTACACACGTGATAGAAATTGATTGTAAAAGCGTTAATTTAATCATCTGTGTGGGATCTTCTAGTCCGCTGTGGTGAAATTCAACGACAAAAGACCTGAATCAGAGAGAACCAATCAGCtcttttttgctgtctttgaaTGGCGGGATCCTTTCATGCAGGAAATCAAACTGGTGAGTTCCTTCCCCCACACGTTTGATTTGGTTCCTTGTGAGCCTGTAACTCAGCTTGTCGTTCTTCCAAACAGATAGTGACTGCAAATCCCTGGAGCTCTCTAGCCATCCTCTGCGGGGTCTTCATGGCTCTCTTCAAGGCTGCTAACTTTGCCAAGCTCACCATTCAGTGGACAATCAGAATGCGTAAGAGGCATCTGCGGAATAAAGCACGGGAACTGAACCAAGTAACCGATAACTGAACGAATGACGCAATCTGACAAGATCCAAATTATCTACGAGTTTTATTTCCATTGTATTCCTTTTCTGAGGCCACTACTTACACAGATTTATAGTCGCTGCTCAGGTCTATCAACACTAAAGAAAGTTTATCCATAACGTAACAGTGAGACGTTCTAACTGTGTATTACTGCTAGATCAGTCATTTCCTATAAATGGTCAGTTTTGAAAGTATTCAGTGAGTTTTTAGTCGATGCGTTTCAAAAGCAGAGgtatttcataaatattttctgaaatattCCTGGAAATGCAGGTTTGTATGCATGCAAAGGGAAATGTTGCTCAACGCTGAAAGTGTTTGCTTTGGCTTGAGAGCTTTTTAAAGGATATTTAAAGCTATGTCTGTTTCCGGTGAAAAagtgagaagaaaatgtgaactgGTCAAAATGTTGCTGGATTTTTAACTGGTCCTCGTGTTTTTCTTAAGGGAATGTTGTCATGTACTTtatgtttgtgttctgctttcTTTCAAGAAACTAGCACATTCATGTCACAAAGCGTTATGATTATATTCATAACTCTAAAGGAATTTCCATGAGCTGTTTTTCTTCCATCAGAAtgatctgctgtttgtttttgttgtgtttaagcTAAATCTGCCTTGACCAAACTCaacaaagttgttgtttttatttgattttaacatAATGTACAAATGTATGagtgtgttcatttttaatttttttttacttgaattCATGTCTCACCTGTGGCATTGATCAATACTGCATCCCACATCCCATGTTTTTAGAAATT
This window encodes:
- the pacc1 gene encoding proton-activated chloride channel isoform X2; this translates as MLGKENSRSYQEFNDDDDDEKGDAQSPGFFVGAAEHLEREEPTGSISQEDDIKGSGPSMRVSKTCLKNVFTVVLIFIYLLLTAVAGFLAYQTITDFLEKLHNPVMSVTYKEVDSFPPPGIALYPGNAKLLSCRHYYHDYIPPLVDPGKPQEGDCEINEVTYFGPFANETEKRALVVRGPSDVRNKELIFMQFSQNETEEDFSAITYMLFAKFSDLTDSPNKSTFMRDCERNYSMWTFSGGFRTWVKMSFVRTSGKRNETVEFRQESAVVKFNDKRPESERTNQLFFAVFEWRDPFMQEIKLIVTANPWSSLAILCGVFMALFKAANFAKLTIQWTIRMRKRHLRNKARELNQVTDN
- the pacc1 gene encoding proton-activated chloride channel isoform X1, encoding MLGKENSRSYQEVGQHDNVLFTSFNDDDDDEKGDAQSPGFFVGAAEHLEREEPTGSISQEDDIKGSGPSMRVSKTCLKNVFTVVLIFIYLLLTAVAGFLAYQTITDFLEKLHNPVMSVTYKEVDSFPPPGIALYPGNAKLLSCRHYYHDYIPPLVDPGKPQEGDCEINEVTYFGPFANETEKRALVVRGPSDVRNKELIFMQFSQNETEEDFSAITYMLFAKFSDLTDSPNKSTFMRDCERNYSMWTFSGGFRTWVKMSFVRTSGKRNETVEFRQESAVVKFNDKRPESERTNQLFFAVFEWRDPFMQEIKLIVTANPWSSLAILCGVFMALFKAANFAKLTIQWTIRMRKRHLRNKARELNQVTDN